The following proteins come from a genomic window of Heyndrickxia acidicola:
- a CDS encoding CoxG family protein: MADSITQIEVEAPIDTIWRFIESMDNWAPLVPGYIAHEVVSEKESRWLFTGEFGLIRKKIDLNVFITSLSAPNTVRFSLKDKSEKLMGTGFFEAYDAEPNKTIMTGCLEMNAKGAKGPMINAFLHSRLPIISKEFTEAVANKILELTRT; the protein is encoded by the coding sequence ATGGCAGACAGCATAACCCAAATTGAAGTTGAGGCACCTATAGATACAATTTGGAGGTTTATTGAATCAATGGATAATTGGGCTCCTTTAGTTCCCGGATATATTGCACACGAAGTTGTGAGCGAGAAAGAGTCCAGGTGGCTCTTTACAGGGGAATTTGGACTTATACGAAAAAAAATAGATTTGAATGTCTTTATTACGAGCCTTTCGGCACCTAACACAGTCCGGTTTTCATTAAAGGATAAAAGTGAAAAGCTGATGGGGACGGGTTTTTTTGAAGCATACGATGCAGAACCGAACAAGACAATTATGACAGGGTGCTTGGAAATGAATGCTAAAGGTGCAAAAGGCCCTATGATAAATGCATTTTTACATTCCAGGCTTCCTATAATCTCTAAAGAATTTACTGAAGCTGTAGCCAATAAAATTCTGGAGCTCACTCGAACATAA